TCACCGTATTCCGCCAGTAGTGCCTGGCAGATCGGGTGGTCCGGTACCCGGATGCCAATGGTGCGCTTTTTGGGATGCATCAGCCGCCGTGGCACCTCACTGGTGCCCTGAAGAATAAATGTATACGCGCCCGGCGTGTGCGCCTTGAGCAAACGGTAGTCCGGATTGTCCACCTTGGCGTACAGCGCCAGCACCGACAGGTCCGGGCACAACAGAGTGAACTGGTGTTTATTGTCCAGTCGGCGAAGGCGAATCAGCCGGTCCAGCGCCGCCTTCTCTCCGATGCCACAACCCAGTGCGTAGGTGGTGTCGGTGGGATAGGCAATCAGCCCGCCCTGGCGCAGCACCTTGGCGGCTTCGCTGATCAGACGCGGCTGCGGATCTTCCGGATGAATGTGGAGTACGGTGGTCATGGGCGCGGATTGTCCGCCGCTTGGCGCGCTGACGCAAGGTCTCGGGCCGCCCATACCGGGACCGCATCCTTCGGGTACGGCGGCAACCCGCCCAGCCGCAGCCATTTCTGTTCCGGGGAATGAAAATCACTGCCACCGGACACCGCCAGCCCGAAATGACGCCAACATTCTTCAAGCAACGCGCCCTGCGCCGGCGTCAGCCCCGGCATCAACGCCTCCAATGCCAGCCCCCCGGCATCACGGAAAGCGCCGACCAGCTGCCGCAAGCGTTTGCGGGTCATATTATAAGCCAGGGGATGGGCCAGCACGGGCACCGCGCCGGCGGCCAGCAAATCCGCCACGCCCTGCTCCAGCGTGCACCAGGGCGTGGAAACGTAAGCGGACTGGCCTTTCTTGAGAAAGCGGTTGAAGGCGTGCTGGTTGTCCCGGGCCTTGCCTTCGCTGATCAGCATGCGCGCGAACCAGGGCCGGCCGGGCGCGTCGCTGTCCGCCAAGGCGCAGGCCTTGTGGTAGCTGCCGGTCAGTCCGGCGGCACGATCGAGGCGGTCGCCGATGCGCCGGGCGCGCTCCCGGCGTGCATCCATCTGGCTGGCCACCCGGGCTCGGAGCACCGGATTGTCCTCATCGAGCCACAATCCGAGCACATGGATTTCGCGGTTGTCCCATTGCACCGACAGCTCGATGCCCGGCACCAGTTCCAACCCCAGGTCCCGCGCCCGGGCACGCGCCTCCGGAAGACCGGCCAAAGTATCGTGATCGGTCAGCGCCAGGGCATCCACGCCATAGTCCGCCGCCCGCGACACCAGCTCCGCCGGGGTGAGCTGGCCGTCGGAAGCACGGCTGTGGGAGTGAAAATCCGGACACTGGTACATTAGCCCTCCAGACGGGCGATCTTGGTGGTGGCACACTATCATAACCGTGACGCAATCCCCATCATGGGCGGAGCGGGTGATTTGTGCCGCGCTTCCCGATAACATGCGTCCTCCGGGAGGACAACGTCGCTATGAAAGTAATGTCGCCATGAAAACCCTATTTGATTACTTGCCCGTGGTGGTGTTCTTCGGCCTCTACTTCGTTAGCGGTCGGGATATCATGCTGGCCACCTGGGGGCTGCTCGGCGCCACCAGTTTCCAGGTCATCGCCGGGCGCCTGATCTGGAAGCGCTGGCACCGTCTGCATCTGGTGGTGCTGGCCATCACCCTGGTGTTCGGCGGCCTGACCCTGGCCTTGAACAACGACGTCTTCATTAAATGGCGTCCCTCCATCATCAGTTTCGTGCTGGCGGCGATTCTCGCCGTGGGCCATTTCCTGAAACACCGCAATCTGCTGCAACGTCTCTGCGAAAGCCTGATGCGCGGCGCCTTTGGCAAGGTAGTCACCCTGCAAGCGAAGGACTGGCGGCGGCTGAACCTGGCGTTCGTGCTTTATTTCATCTTCATCGGCCTGCTGAATCTGTACATTGCCTTCAATTTCAGCACTGACTTCTGGGTGAATTTCAAACTGTTCGGTTTCACCGCCATCCAGATGGTGTTCTATCTGGCCGCGTTCGCCTATTTCTACAAGCGCATGCCGGAGGCGGACCGCAAGAGTCTGTTTCACGGCGACGCCAATGACAAAAAGCCCGACGACAAGGACAACGATGCTTTACGTGATCATCAGTGAGGACGTGCCCGACTCCCTGCCCCTGCGAACACCCGCACGACCCGCGCACCTGGCGCGTCTGGAAACGCTCAGAGACCAAGGCCGGCTGGTGCTGGCCGGGCCGTTGCCGGCGGTGGACAGCGACAACCCCGGCGAAGCCGGTTTCACCGGTTCCCTGGTAGTGGCGGAATTCCCCTCTCTGGCGGAAGCCCAGGCCTGGGCCGATGCCGACCCTTACGTGGATGCCGGCGTCTACCGCCAGGTTCAGGTGAAACCTTTCAAGAAGGTTCTGCCCTGAGAACGACTGATCGTTTTTACAAATACTGTACGCGGCACTACGGCAAAGCGCGCTTGTTTCGGCAAGAATAGCCGCCGCGCTTTCCACACGTCACGCCGTACTACAAGAAGGAGCCCCGTGAATGCAAAATCGATGGTTAAGCGGCTTGCTGCTGCTGGCGCTGTGTCTGCCAGCCCCCGTATATGCCGCCGCGGCCTGGATCAACGATGAAATCTATGTCCCCATGCGAGCCGGCGCCGGCACCGGCTATCGCATTGTGCACAGAGGGATCAAAAGTGGCACCCGGGTGGAATTGCTCGGCGAAGAAGGAGACTGGCTCCACATCCGCTACGGCGACCGGGAAGGCTATGTGGAAAAGCAATACATCAGCCGCACGCCCACCGCGGCGCTGCGCCTGCAAAAGCTGACTCAGGACACCGAGAAAGCCACCAGTACCGCCAGTGATCTGCGTCAGAGAATGGCGGAAGTGGAAGGTCAACGCGATGCCCTGCGCGGTGAAGTGGAAGAACTGCGCTCCTCCCTGACCGCCCGCGGCAATGAGCTGGATCAGTTACGCAACGTGGCCGCCGACCCGATCCGTCTGGATCAGGCCAATCGCCGCCTCAACGAGGAGTTGAGCATGCTGCGTTCGGAGCTGGATCAGGTGAAAGCGGAGAATGCCCTGCTGCGCAATGACAACACGTCCCGCAAATGGATCACTGGCGTGGGCATCTTGTTGCTTGGCGCCATCGGTGGCTTGCTGCTGAAATCCAAATCCGGCCGCCGCCGGAACAATTGGGCCAACTGACCCTTTCCGGCACACCAGGCGCACGCGCGCCGACTACGAAGCGGCTGCAGGAGCTTGCCTTGCAAGCGAATCTTTTGGGCCGGAGCCCATTCGCCAGCAGGGCTGGCTCCTACAGCTGCTTCGTAACGACCTCTGAATTCAGTTTGCCAAGCCCATGGCGTCAGCCCTCCAGCCTGCCAAACAGGGTCTCCAGGCGCAGCACCACGCCATTGACGCCGTGATAATCCTGCTCCCGCGGCCACAGCACGAAAGGCTCCACCTCGATGAACAACCAGGGCCGCCACACATTGCGCCGGTAGCGCGCGTAGACCCGGTAATTATCCACCACTCCCGGTTTGCTGTACCCGCCCACGGCCAGCCCCAGGTCCAGAGCCGAGCGATGATCAAGGCGTTTGAACAGATTGACGCCCTGAAACAACCCCATCCCCAGCCCTTCCTCATTGAGCTCCTCGGTGTAACTCACTTCACTGGAGAAACGCAGGCTGGTGGTCGGCGTCAGCGGACGATCCACTTCAAACAAGGAACGGCTGCCCCAGCCTTTCGGATCGCGCCAATAGAGGCGCTGGGTGTAGCGCAGCCAGGCGCTCTCATTGAACAACGGGTACAGACGCCGGTAACGCAGACGGGTGTAGGTGGTCAGGTCGGAACGCACGCCCGCGTCCAGATCCAGATCCATGGCGTCGGAGCGGTCGATAACCCAGCGCAGTGCGCCACGAAAGCCATCGTCGCGTTCGCCCGTGGGGCGTCGGGCCAGCGGGGCATCCCTGTCCTGCTCCTCGTCCCGGTTGCGAAACAATAGCGATAAACGGCGTTCGGCGCTGGGCAGCCAGACTCGTGCGTCCACGTCCACATCGCCGGCATCATCGTTATCGTCGCGCCACACCTGCTCCGCGGTAACCCGCACCCGGCTGGAGGCCGGTTCGTTGCTGCCGCGCACCGGGTCCTCGAAAAAGCCGTCCACCCAGCGGCTTGGCCAGCACAGCGTGCGTGACAGCCAGCCGTGGGTACGGTCCACCAGAGTATCGTTGGCCCCTGAGTAACAGCTATCCGGCGACTCCGCGCGAACCGCTCCACTCAGCACCAGCACGCCCAGCCATAAAACACGCCTCATGGGGCTCAGCATAGCGCCGCTTGGCGGCGGCGGGAATCAGCCCAGTGCGCCGGCGCCACGCAAGCGGGCGATCTCCTCATCGGTGAAGCCTTGCTCGCGCAACACTTCCTCGTTGTGCTGCCCCAGACCAACGCCGGCGAAACGATACCCCACTGGGGTGGCGGAGAAACGAAATGGCGAGGCCACCTGAGGCTGTTCCCCGCCGCGCCCGTCGGGCACCGACACCACCATGTTCCGGGCCTTCAGTTGAGGATGCTCACGGGCCTCGGAAAAGCTCAGCACCGGCTCCACGCAACAATCCACGTCGGCGAACACCCGCAGCCAGTGTTCCAGAGGATGCGCGCCGATCGCCTCGGCGATGGCGCCTTTTACCTCATCCACCACTTCCGGTGAAAAGCTCAGCCCCTTGGCGGTGAGGTCCGGCCGCTGAATCGCCTCGCAGAACCGGCTGAAGAATTGCGGCTCCAGGCCGGCCACGGACAGATAGCGTCCATCACTGGTGCGATAGCAATCATAGAAGCTGCCGCCGTTGAGCTTGGTGCCCTCCAGTTCGGGATCCTCGCCGGCGACCAGGGCCCCTGGCGCGGTCAGCGCATGCAGGCTGAAGGCGGCATCGGTCATGGAGATGTCCAGGTACTGCCCCTCGCCGGTTTGCTGACGGTGAATCACCGCCGCGAGTATCGCCATCACCGCATGACAGGAACCCCCCGCCACATCCGCCACCTGGCACGCCATTGGCGCCGGCCCGCTGTCACGCCGGCCGTTGTAACCGGTCATGCCGGCGATGGACAGATAGTTGAGATCGTGGCCGGCGCGATCCCGATACGGCCCGGTCTGACCGTAGCCGGTGATCGAGCAATAAATCAGCCCCGGATTGATCGCCTTGAGCGCCTCGTAACCCAACCCCAGCTTGTCCATCACGCCGGGACGAAACTGCTCCACCACGATGTCATAGTCACCCACCAGCCGGTGCACGATCTCGATGCCTTCGGGCTGTTTCAGGTCCAGCGCCATGGCACGCTTGGAACGATTGAGATAGGCATGAGCGGCGGACACGCCGTTCACCGACGGCGGCAGCAGCCGCACGAAATCCGGACGCGTGGGGGACTCGATGCGCAACACATCGGCGCCCATGTCCGCCAGCATCAGGGTGCCGAACGGGCCCGGCAACAGCGTGGAGAAATCCAGAACTTTCAGTGAATTGAGGGGGCCGGTCATACGTTTACTCCTTGTTATGCGGGCATGAGCGTAAGGCCTTGATGGCACTGCGCCAATGGCCAAGTCGATCGTCAAAGTGACCGAAATGGACATGGGACTTTGACCGGCAAGTCCGTTAGCATCGCGGTTTTCCCATCCAAACGTATCCATGACCGTATACAACAAAATTCGCGGCATTCTGGCGCTGACAGGCATCCTTCTGAGCACCACGGTGATCATCGGTCCGTTTTATGTGCTGACATTGATCAAGCTGATCCTCCCCTGGCACGGTGCCCGGGTCCGGCTTTCCCAGGCCCTGGTGGTGGTGGCGGAAACCTGGATGTCGATCAACAACGTCATCATCGGCATCAGCAGCGGCTTGCGCTGGGAGGTGGAGGGCCTTGAAGGCTTGCGCCGCGACGATTGGTATCTGGTTACCGCCAATCACCAGTCCTGGGCCGACATTCTGGTGCTGCAGAAAGTCACCAACCGGCGCGTGCCGTCGCTGAAGTTCTTTCTCAAGCAGGAACTGATCTGGGTACCGCTGCTGGGGCTGGCCTGGTGGGGACTCGATTTTCCGTTCATGAAGCGCTACAGCAAGGAACAGCTCGCCCGCCATCCGGAGCTGCGCGGCAAGGACATGGAAACCACCCGTCGTGCCTGCGAAAAATACGCTCATTACCCGGTGTCGGTGATGAACTTCTTTGAAGGCACCCGCTTCACCCAGGACAAACACGACCAGCAACAATCCCCCTATCGCCATCTGCTCAAACCCAAAGCCGGCGGCGCGGCCTTCACCCTCAGCGCCATGGGCGGCCAGTTGCACACTCTGCTCGATATCACCATCGTCTATCCGCCCGGGACCGACCGCTCTCTGCTGGCGTTTCTCGGCGGCGCCATGGACAAGGTCCAGGTCCTCGTCCGTAAGCGCCCCATTCCGGACTGGGCCAACCAGGGCGATTATGAGAACGATGAAGAGTACCGCCAGCGCTTCCAGAGTTGGATCAGCGACATTTGGGCGGAAAAAGACGCGCTGATACAATCCCACCTTTCCGCCTGACCCGGTCTTTGCCTATAGTATGGCGTCAAAAGGCGGCCACAGGATTCCCCTTGGTCGCGATAATTACGAACGGTGCCCGTTGAGCGGGCGCCGTTGATGCTGGTGACTTCTTTCCCACGGGATGCCCATGTTCGGCAAACTATTCAAACCCCGGTGGCAACACCGTGACGCCGCTGTTCGCAAGGCGGCCGTAGACACGCTCGACCCTCGGCAACAGGCCGACCTGCTCGCCAGTCTGGCGCGCGAGGATGCCAGCGAAGAGGTGCGGGCCAGCGCCACGCAAAAGCTGCTGGACCTGACCGTGCTCGATACCCTCACCCGCGACAGCCACAGCGCTCCGGTGCGCGAGGCGGCATCCGAACGGATGATGGCCTTGCTCGCCGGCGCGGTGGCGGACGGTCCGGATCGCGACACCCGCTTGCACCTGTTGCGCCATACCGGCAACGCCAGGGTTCTCTATCATGTGGCCCAGAACGGGGTGGACGGCGAGAGCCGGCAGACCGCGCTGACCTCATTGAGCGACGCCGACACCCTCTGCGAGGTGGCCCTGCACGGTCACGATGAGGCCTTGCGCCTGGCCGCCGCCCAGCGACTGGACAGCGCGGAACATCTGAAGCGTCTGACCAAGGAAGGGCGCGACAAGCGCGTGGTGCGGCATGCCCGTGAGTGGCTGCGTGACAGACAGCAAGCGGAACAGGATCGCCGCAAACGCGAACAGGACTGCACAGCGGTGGCGGAAGCCCTGCGGCAACACGCGCAGCGGGCCGCCGACGGCCTTTACCTGGCGCGCCTGCAGCAACTGGAACAGCGTTGGACGGAATTGGCGGAGCACGCCAACGAAGAACAGACCCACATCGCCACGCAAGCGCTGGAACAAGCCCATCAGCGCCTGGCGCAACAAGCCGCCGAGGCACAGCAGCAGCAGGCCCGTGACGCCGCTCTCGGCGAGCGCCGTGCCGCTTTGGCCATGCTCCGGCAATTACTGGATGACGTTACCGAGGACACCTGGGATACACAGCTTGGCGCCCTGCGCTCCGCCATCGGCACCCAGGAACGCCGCTGGCAGGCTGCCGCCGAGGAACTGCCGGTGGAGGAAGGCGAACGCCAGCATTTCCAGCAATTGCTGGAACAGTGGCACACCTTGATCGCACTGGCCGAACAGAGCCAGAGCGAAGACCGCGAACTGCTGGAAACCCTGTCCCAACGGTGGCCGCGCAAGATTCCTGCCCCCAGGGCACTGCAACAGCGCCCCGCGCCGGCACCGGATGTCACCGCGCCTCCGGCACGGGCGCCCTCTCCAGCCAAAGCCGTCAGCAGCACTCACCAGGGTCTGGTGGTGGCTCTCCGGCGAGAGCTGCAAAAAGGCAATTTGAAGCATGCCAACAGGTTATGGCTGAAAGCTGAAGCAGTACTTGAAGAAGAAGATGACGTCTGGCTGAGTAAACAGCTGCAGCGCCTGGAAGAGCGCCGCAATGAACTGCGCGATTGGCATGCCTTCGCCGCTCAGCCAAAGAAGGACCACTTGTGCGAGCAGATGGAAGCTTTGATCGGCGGCAACCTCGACGCCGAGGAACAGGCCAGCGCGATCCAGGCATTACACGATGAATGGCGTGAGCTGATGAGCTCCGACCAGGACCAGGATCAAGCCCAGTGGGACCGTTTCAAGGCCGCCTCCGATCAGGCCTATGAACCCTGCCGGGCCCATTTCCGCGAACTTGACGAACAACGGGCGGTCAATCTGCGCCGCCGGGAACAGCTGTGTCGCCAGCTGGCGGACTTCGTCGCCGCCCAGGACTGGCAGCGGGCCAACTGGCAAGCGGTCTGGGAGATTCGCCGGCAGGCGCCGCAGGAGTGGAAATCATTACAACCGGTCCGTTTCACCGATGCCCGGGATATACAGAAACGGTTCTCCGCCCTGCTTTCCGACATCGATCAGCACTTGGAAGGCGCCTGGCGGGAGGCCGAGCAGCAGCGTCAGGCCATGATCGCGGAAGCCGAAGCCCTGCTCGCCCAGGAAGACCTGGACAGCGCCACCCGTGAAGCGCAACAGCTGCAAAAACGCTGGCGCCAGGCCGGCTGGCTGCCACCGGGCCGGCACCGTCCGCACCAGAAGCGTTTCCGCCGCATCATGGACGACCTGTTCGGCGCCCGGCAGGCCCGCATGGAACAGCGACGCACTGAGCTTGAAGAAAAGCAGAACGAGGGCATCGCGGTGCTGGAACACGTGGCGGCGGCCCTTGAGGAACCGCTCGCCAGCCAGGACGAGAGCGCCCTGCGCGACCATGCGGCGGCACTGAATGAGCTGGACGAAGCGGCCCTGGGCCGCGCCGGCCAGCGCCAGTTTCGGCGCCTGCGGGAGCAGATACAGGAACGCCTGGCGGCCCTGCCGCGCTGGCGCCGCTGGCAACGGGCAGTGCTGGGCATCGAGGCCAGCCCCGATGGCGAAGCCAGCGAGGACGACCAGACCCTGACGGTGGCGCTGGAAGCCCTGGCCGGCATCGACAGCCCCGAGCACGCCCGCGAGCGGCGGCTGACCTGGCAGCTGGAGCAGCTGCCACGCGCCATGAAAGGCGCCAATACGTCACCTCTGGACGAAGCCCTGACGCTACTGGAAGCCCGCCCCGACGGCCCCCTCGACACCAGCCTGGCCCGCCGCCTGCAGGCCGCCTTGCAGGCGATGCAGCCATAAAAAGATAGTTGACAGTTGATAGTGGACAGTTGACAGCTCGCGAGACGCGATAAAGCAATCTGAAAACAAGGAAGCCGCGCCCATAGCCTGGGTGGCGGCTTTCTTATGCTCTAAAGATGACAACCCATGAGGGCCAGCTGCGTATATGCAAACACCCTTTGCGGAAGCGCAATTTTTTTTTGCATTTCGCTGTCAACTGTCCACTATCAACTGTCAACTGCCTTTTCACTGTCCATATCGTTTCGCATTCTCCAAAAACACCGTCTCCTCTTCCGTGTTCTCCCTGCCCAGCGCTTCGTTGCGGTGGGGGAAGCGGCCGAAGCGGGCGATGATGTCGCGGTGTTCCTCGGCGAACTTGAGGTTGTTTTCAATTTTGCTTTTCAAGTGTTCCGGCACCCGCTCCAGCAAGGCGCGGAAGCAGGCGATGCCCCGGTTTTGCAGTGTCAGGTCCTCGGCGTGCATCAGCGGCATGTAGAAGAACACCTGCCCGGCCCAGGGCAGACCGGTTTCCATACCGGTGGAGATACCTTCCAACGTCAGCGTGATCGCCTGATGATCGCCGGCGAAAGCCGCCGCCTCACCGCGATGGACGTTGCGACTGAACTGGTCCAGTAACAGAATCAGGGCCAGCCGGGAGCGAGGATGACGCTCCCAGGCCACCAGCTCCCGGTCCAGCGCCGCCTGCAAACGCGTACCGAATTGCTCGCGGATACGCGCATCCAGAGCAGCGGCGCCGGAGAACCATCGCCGCTCACACTCCCCTGGCGGCCAGTCTCCCTGATCCAGTCCATCGAACCAAAAGTCCAGGATGTCGTGGTAAGGCACATCGAAATTCATCATTGCTGGCAGTCCTTCGGCAACACGTCCTGCAAAATCGGCCAGGCGTTATCCAGCAGGGTGGGCTGGGCCTCGGCGGTGGGGTGAATGCCGTCGCTTTGAATCTGGCCGGCTTCCACCACGCCGTCGAGGAAAAACGGCACCCAGGGCAACGCGTTGTTCTCCGCCACCTGCTTGAACACCGCCTCGAAACGTTCGGTGTAGACACGACCATAATTGGGCGGAATGCGCATTCCGAGCAACACCACCCGGGCGCCGGCCTGCTGGCCGAAGGACACCATTTTTTCCAGATTGCCGGCCAGACGACTCGGCGGCAGGCCACGAAGGCCATCGTTACCGCCCAGTTCCAGCACCAGAACGTCCGGCTGGTGTCGTTCCAACAAGGCCGGCAGGCGGCTGACACCACCATCACTGGTTTCACCGCTCACCGACGCATTGATCACCGGCATCGCGGAACATTGACTTGCCAGCCGTTGTCCGAGAAGGTGCACCCAACCCTCCGTTTCTTCCAGACCGTAGCCGGCGCTGATGCTGTCACCCAGCACCACAATGCCCTGCGTGCGGCCCAGTAAAGGCGCGAGGAACAACAGTATGACCAACAGGCACCTCGACATGGCTTCATCCCCTGTACTCGTGGCTCAACGGTTAACGAAAACGGTCATCGCCCCGGAAGGCGACCTCACCTTGCTGCACGGTATCGATCTGGAAATCGCTCCCGGTGACAGTTTGGCCATCACCGGCCCTTCCGGTTCCGGTAAATCCACCCTGCTCTCTCTGCTGGCCGGCCTGGATGTGCCTTCCGGCGGAACCGTGACGCTGGCCGGGCAGCCTTTCAGCGACCAGGACGAGGATACCCGGGCCGCCCTGCGCGGTCAGTATTGCAGCTTCGTGTTTCAGTCCTTTCATCTGGTCGCCGACCTCAGTGCGGTGGAAAACGTCATGCTGCCGCTGGAAATCGCCGGCGACCGCGAGGCCCGCGATAAAGCGCGCCTCTGGTTGCAACGGGTCGGCCTGGAGCCGCGGCAGCATCATTTTCCCGCGCAGTTGTCCGGCGGTGAGCAACAGCGGGTGGCTCTGGCCCGGGCCTTCGCCATGGCGCCGCGGGTGCTGTTCGCCGATGAGCCCACCGGCAGCCTGGATCGCGCCAACGGGGAACAGATCGCCGAGTTATTGTTCAGTCTGAATCGCGATCACGGCACCGCCCTGGTGCTGGTCACCCATGATCCGGAGCTGGCCGCCCATTGCGCGCGCCACCGGCAACTGGTGGAGGGGCGTCTCGGTGACTGAGCGGCTACTGCGCCCCTGGCGCTCCCCGGCGTTCCGGATCCAGGCGCTGGCGCTGATGGTGGCCACGCTCGCCATCGCCACCGTGGTGCTGCTGCGCGGCGAGTTGGAGCACCGCTTCGCCACCCGCACCGCCGAGGCCATTGGCGGCGATCTGGTGCTCGAGGGCAGCGCGCCACCCAGCGATCAGCAAAAGGCCATGGTCAGCGATCTGGCCAGCGCCAACACTCTGACCTTCAGCAGCGTGTTGGTACGTGACGAAACCTTCGTGCTGGCCAGCGTCAAGGCGGTGGACCAGGGTTACCCTCTGTACGGTTCGGTGGCGGTGGCCGGGCAACGTTTCGCCGACCCGCGACGGGTGGATCACGGTCCCGCCCCCGGTGAGGTCTGGCTGGCCGGTACCGCCCTCGATCGCCTGGAGCAACAGGTCGGCGATACCGTCACCATCGGTGACCTGCCATTGCGGATCACCGCCGTGCTGGAACAGGAGCCGGATCAGGGCGCCGGTTTCTACAGTATGAATCCGCGCGTGCTGATGAACCTGGCCGACGTACCGGGTACCGGTATCATCGGCCCCGGCACCCGCGCCCGCTATAAACTGCACCTGCGCGCGCCGGGCGAGATGATGGCGCCTCTGATCGAACAGCTGACCCCGACACTGGCCGCCAACCAGGAACTGGAAACCCGCGACAACGCCGGATTGCGCTCCATGGGGCCCCTGCGCCAATTGACCCTGTGGGGACAGCTGGCGGTGATGATGGTGGTGCTGTTGTGCGGCGGCGCGGTCTATCTGGCCGCCGGCGTGCGCAGCCTTGAGCAGGCCCGGCGCAGCGCGGTGATGAAGACCTTCGGCGCCTCC
This sequence is a window from Alloalcanivorax dieselolei B5. Protein-coding genes within it:
- a CDS encoding ABC transporter ATP-binding protein; its protein translation is MASSPVLVAQRLTKTVIAPEGDLTLLHGIDLEIAPGDSLAITGPSGSGKSTLLSLLAGLDVPSGGTVTLAGQPFSDQDEDTRAALRGQYCSFVFQSFHLVADLSAVENVMLPLEIAGDREARDKARLWLQRVGLEPRQHHFPAQLSGGEQQRVALARAFAMAPRVLFADEPTGSLDRANGEQIAELLFSLNRDHGTALVLVTHDPELAAHCARHRQLVEGRLGD